From one Amycolatopsis sp. FDAARGOS 1241 genomic stretch:
- a CDS encoding iron-containing alcohol dehydrogenase, whose amino-acid sequence MLSHSGVGGEQAADVVRDLVRDLDLPATLGAVGVGPASEDEVAERAMSTPWVPRNPRPIDGPHHVKEILALAR is encoded by the coding sequence CTGCTGAGCCACTCGGGTGTCGGCGGGGAACAGGCGGCCGACGTGGTCCGTGACCTCGTCCGCGACCTGGACCTTCCCGCGACCCTCGGCGCCGTCGGCGTCGGCCCGGCGAGCGAGGACGAGGTGGCCGAACGCGCGATGAGCACGCCGTGGGTGCCGCGCAACCCGCGCCCCATCGACGGTCCGCACCACGTCAAGGAGATCCTCGCCCTCGCCCGGTGA
- a CDS encoding ABC transporter ATP-binding protein, with protein sequence MTQPLLEVSDLDVSFGRTAAVRGASLTLNPGERVAVVGQSGSGKSTTAHAIIGLLPGSGRVTGGTIRWRGEDLTHAGEKRLRRLRGREIGLVPQDPMSNLNPVARVGRQVAETLVAHRMCTRREAWARAVELLGQAGIPEPARRARQYPHEFSGGMRQRVLIAIGLACRPDLLIADEPTSALDVTVQRQILDHLEKLTQELGTALLFVTHDLGLAADRADRVVVMSDGEVVETGPARAVLNEPQEPYTRRLVAAAPSLTGPMHESAPASDVVLEVAHVSKEYRVRGRGGTLRAVDDVSFTVGHGRTTAIVGESGSGKTTTAHMVLGLVPATSGTISLDGSEVVGLRGARLRAARRAMQPVFQDPYASLDPMWTVERIVTEPLRTFGVGDRASRRRQVAELLDQVALPASLAQRYPNELSGGQRQRVAIARALALRPRLVVCDEPVSALDVLVQDQILGLLSALQQELGLSYLFISHDLAVVRSLAHDVLVMQAGRVVEHGPVDQVLSSPSDDYTRQLLDAVPGAATFTP encoded by the coding sequence ATGACCCAGCCGCTCCTGGAAGTGAGCGACCTCGACGTGTCCTTCGGCCGCACCGCCGCGGTGCGTGGCGCGAGCCTGACGCTGAACCCCGGCGAACGCGTCGCCGTCGTAGGCCAGTCCGGCTCCGGCAAGTCCACCACCGCACACGCCATCATCGGCCTGCTGCCCGGGTCGGGACGCGTCACCGGCGGCACGATCCGGTGGCGCGGCGAGGACCTCACGCACGCCGGGGAGAAACGGCTGCGCCGGCTGCGCGGGCGCGAGATCGGGCTCGTGCCGCAGGATCCGATGTCGAACCTCAACCCCGTCGCCCGGGTCGGCCGGCAGGTCGCGGAAACCCTGGTGGCGCACCGGATGTGCACTCGCCGCGAAGCCTGGGCGCGCGCGGTGGAGCTGCTCGGGCAGGCCGGCATCCCCGAGCCGGCGCGGCGCGCGCGGCAGTACCCGCACGAGTTCTCGGGCGGCATGCGCCAGCGCGTGCTCATCGCGATCGGCCTGGCCTGCCGGCCCGACCTGCTCATCGCCGACGAACCGACGTCCGCCCTCGACGTGACCGTGCAGCGCCAGATCCTCGACCACCTGGAGAAGCTGACGCAGGAACTGGGCACGGCACTGCTGTTCGTCACCCACGACCTCGGGCTGGCGGCGGACCGGGCCGACCGGGTCGTGGTCATGTCCGACGGCGAAGTCGTGGAGACGGGACCCGCACGAGCCGTGCTGAACGAGCCGCAGGAGCCCTACACGCGGCGGCTGGTCGCCGCCGCGCCGTCGCTCACCGGCCCGATGCACGAATCCGCCCCGGCCTCGGACGTGGTGCTCGAGGTGGCGCACGTGTCGAAGGAGTACCGCGTGCGCGGTCGCGGCGGCACGCTGCGCGCGGTCGACGACGTGTCGTTCACCGTCGGCCACGGCCGCACGACCGCGATCGTCGGCGAGTCCGGTTCGGGCAAGACGACCACCGCGCACATGGTCCTCGGCCTGGTGCCCGCGACGTCGGGCACGATCAGTCTCGACGGCTCCGAGGTCGTCGGCCTGCGCGGCGCCCGCCTGCGCGCGGCCCGGCGCGCGATGCAGCCGGTGTTCCAGGACCCATACGCGTCGCTCGATCCGATGTGGACGGTGGAGCGCATCGTCACAGAGCCGCTGCGCACGTTCGGTGTCGGCGACCGGGCTTCGCGGCGCCGGCAGGTGGCCGAGCTGCTCGACCAGGTGGCGTTGCCGGCTTCGCTCGCGCAGCGCTACCCCAACGAGCTGTCGGGCGGTCAGCGCCAGCGCGTCGCGATCGCACGGGCCCTGGCTCTGCGGCCGCGGCTGGTCGTGTGCGACGAACCGGTGTCCGCCCTGGACGTGCTGGTGCAGGACCAGATCCTCGGATTGCTGTCGGCTCTGCAGCAGGAGCTGGGCCTGAGCTACCTGTTCATCTCCCACGACCTCGCCGTGGTGCGTTCGCTGGCCCACGACGTGCTGGTGATGCAGGCGGGCCGGGTGGTGGAGCACGGCCCGGTGGACCAGGTGCTGTCCTCGCCCTCCGACGATTACACGCGCCAGCTGCTCGACGCGGTGCCGGGAGCGGCCACGTTCACCCCGTGA
- a CDS encoding ABC transporter permease: MTIAAETPVPLARVRGRVGRRLLHNPMGVIGGVLLLIVVIAGVFAPLLAPYAPTEVHFETPFQQPGTVGFALGTDDLGRDILSRVLYGTRASLEVGALSVLFAVIVGVPLGLLSGYWRRLDSLISRLADLMLAFPFLILAVGLAAINGGGLTNAAIALGIAQIPTMTRVVRADTLRLKETDFVLAAHTMHAGPWRILGQHVLPNALSAIIVQATVIMPVAVIGEAVLSFLGLGIQPPAPSLGIMLSDAQQYLFRTPWPGIFPGVALALICLGFNLFGDALRDALDPKSTR; encoded by the coding sequence ATGACGATCGCCGCCGAAACCCCCGTGCCGCTCGCCCGCGTCCGCGGCCGGGTCGGACGCCGGCTCCTGCACAACCCGATGGGCGTGATCGGCGGCGTGCTGCTGCTGATCGTGGTCATCGCGGGGGTGTTCGCGCCGCTGCTGGCGCCCTACGCCCCGACGGAGGTGCACTTCGAGACACCGTTCCAGCAGCCGGGCACGGTCGGGTTCGCGCTCGGGACCGACGACCTGGGCCGCGACATCCTGTCCCGCGTGCTCTACGGGACGCGCGCGTCACTGGAGGTCGGGGCACTGTCGGTGCTGTTCGCGGTCATCGTCGGCGTGCCGCTCGGCCTGCTGTCCGGGTACTGGCGCCGGCTCGACTCGCTGATCTCGCGGCTGGCCGACCTGATGCTGGCGTTCCCGTTCCTCATCCTCGCCGTCGGGCTCGCGGCCATCAACGGCGGCGGGCTGACCAACGCGGCGATCGCGCTCGGTATCGCCCAGATCCCGACCATGACGCGGGTCGTGCGCGCGGACACGTTGCGGCTCAAGGAAACCGACTTCGTGCTGGCCGCCCACACGATGCACGCCGGGCCGTGGCGGATCCTCGGGCAGCACGTGCTGCCCAACGCCTTGTCGGCGATCATCGTGCAGGCGACGGTGATCATGCCGGTCGCGGTGATCGGCGAGGCGGTGCTGTCGTTCCTCGGGCTCGGCATCCAGCCGCCCGCCCCGAGCCTCGGGATCATGCTTTCGGACGCGCAGCAGTACCTGTTCCGCACGCCCTGGCCCGGCATCTTCCCCGGTGTCGCGCTCGCGCTGATCTGTCTGGGCTTCAACCTGTTCGGCGACGCCCTGCGCGACGCACTGGACCCGAAAAGCACCCGGTGA